From Lewinellaceae bacterium:
GGTTTTCTTTTTCCTGCCGTGAAACGAGTGAATCGTGGATGGGATGAAGATTATTCACGGTTTCGAGGTATTAAGGTGTAATGTCACGATTTCAGAGTGTCAGATTTAAAATCCATCCCTTAATCCCCTCCGGAGGTGGGGACTCCGTTCCAAATAAATGGATATTCTTGAAACTCATTAATTGATCTACTTTTCCTTGCTGCCCCGCTTCATCCAACTCCTGATCGTACCGCGAGGTACCAGCATCCAGGCGCGTTCGTGGAGGTAATAGATGAATATCTTTCCGATGAACTCCAGGGCACCGACTTTTATGGCCGTATCGACCTTGCCGGTGATGAAATAGGTAATGGCAATGGTGGTGGAGGTAGCGACAATACGCCACGTAAATCCTTTCAGGATACTGCGCGCATGCGACTCTGTTCTGTATTCAGCCAAGAGATAATGATTTGATAGCCAGCCGGTCATGGCTGATGACGGAGAACCGGATGTTCAGATGCAGGTACAAATTAAGCCAGAATAGAAATTCAAATCAGGATCAGACCCGGAGTATTATCTATCAAAGTCTCCAGTAGACCAGATTGGGATCGGTAGGCCGGTCAAAGACCCCTTTAAGATCATACAGGATGGGCTGACCATTCATCAATGATCGCAGGTATTCCAAGGTCATCGTCCGGTACTCTTTATGACCCACGGCGACAATGATCGCATCGTAATTGCTGGACAACTCTTCCATCATCATCAGCTTGTATTCATGAGCCACCTCATTCGGTGAGGCGTGCGGATCCATCAAATGGACATTGATCGAATAATCCATCAACTCACGCACCAGGTTTACCACCTTGGAATTGCGGATATCGGCTACGTCTTCCTTGAAGGTTACACCCAGGACCAGTACTTTGGAATTACCGGGGTTCTTACCTTTCTGGATGATGGTCTGAACCAATTTTTTAGCGATAAAGTTAGGCATGTTGTCGTTGACCCTTCTTCCACTGGCGATCACCTGGGGTTCAATACCCAATTCGCGGGCACGGTGCAGCAGATAATAAGGATCTACCCCGATGCAGTGGCCGCCAACAAGTCCGGGATACAATTTCACGAAGTTCCACTTGGTACCGGCAGCCTCAATAACCTCTTTCGTGTCTATGCCCATGCGATCAAAAATGATCGACAATTCATTCATCAGGGATATGTTGATATCCCGCTGGGTGTTTTCAATCACTTTAGCCGCTTCGGCGACTTTTATGCTGGACGCCGGATAGACACCTGCTTCAATGATGTGTCCATACGTCTTGGCAATCTCACTGCGGCTTTCTTCGTCACATCCGGAGACGATCTTGAGGATCTTGGTCAGCGTCCGTACTTTTTCACCGGGCACGATGCGCTCAGGTGAATAGCCCAGTTTGAAATCCTGTCCCATTTTTAACCCGGAAAGCTGTTCCAGAATCGGCAGGCAATCTTCTTCGGTACATCCCGGATATACGGTGGATTCATATACGACATAATCGCCGGCTTTGAGGGCTTTCCCCACTGTTTCTGATGCCTTCTTCAGCGGGGTGAGGTTAGGAACCCGGTGCTCGTCGATGTCAGTCGGAACGGCAACGATAAAGAAATTTGCCTTTTTGAGCTCTTCAGGGTCGGCAGTAAAAGTAATGCTGGTATTGTCAAATGCAGAAGACTCCAATTCCTGGGATGGGTCGATGCCTTTTTGCATGAGACTGATCCTTTTTTCATTGATGTCGAAGCCAATGACGTCAAAATGGCGGGCAAATTCAAGCGCAATCGGTAATCCCACATAACCTAACCCGACTACGGCAATCCGTTTTTCCTTATTCAGAAGTTGCTGATACATGACACGATTGAATTAAAAGCTGTAAACTGCTTCAAAGACGGCATCGTAAGGTTTCCATTCCGGCAAATAAAAAGACGAGTTATGCCATAAAAAAACATAATCACCCTGGTACTTGCAGGTGGTTTCCCAAATAGATTGAACCAACCTGGTCGCAGTTTCGGTCGTCAAATTTTTCTTCGTCAAATGCCTATCCATCCAAAGCAATGGAAGCTCCCGGACCGGTATTTCGATGCCCTGCTTAAAGTCAAAAACAGGAAAAGCGGTACAACAACTGCACCGGAATCCCGGCTCCTCGGAATAGGCCATTGAACTATCTTCCTTTATGCAAGCATCGTGCCAATAGCGCCAGGTATCGGGGACGGTAAAATTTAAATAATGGGTACGACCGGCATCCACCCTGACCGGTAGAATTGTGTTTAGTTTTTCCAGCTCACGCAAAAATATTTCTTCGTTGCTGGCAGCGGCAATACCCGGATGAAATCCCAGCCGGTGACCGGCATTGACGATGCGTTTTAACCATTGCCGTAGGGTATTATCCTGCAGGGAATAGTCCACTTCATCGCTTCGTATGTAAAATGTCGCTGTCACATTTCTCACAGCCGCTTTTCCAATAAGCCGTTCAAGCGTGTGGTACGGATTGGATTTCAGTTTGCTAAATTCTTTCCACATCCAGCGGGTAAAGGTTAAATCACGCCGGACCAGGATATCACCGCCAATGGTACGCAGGCGGTGGTACCAGGTAGGCCATAATGAGATGTAATCGATGTCGTGGGAAGGTAAAAACCGAACCTCACGGGCAGGCAATTCCACCGGATAGCCGAGGGAACGAAGCACCTGGGCCAAAAAGAAGGCATATTCATTGACCAATGGCCGGTATTGCAACTCAAACCGGCAATTTACGGAAGCAGAAAAAGGGAATCTCCCAAACGCATCCCGGGTATCCACAACGTTTTCTTCCCACCGGGTCAGCATAAAAAACACCGAAGCAGTAATGTCCAGATGGCAATCCACCCGTTGCTCGGTAGAGCTTATTTTCGGAGACCCGTACAACGTAATCAGATCGCCTTCGGGAGCCAGCGGATGATTCAGGCGCACCGCTTGGACTGGTAGATTTTCAAAGGTATAAAGATGGTCAATGGTTTGGCTGCGGATAAAAAATGCATCGGCAAGCCAAAGCGTTCCCTGATCAAAGTGCAGCAGGTATCCGGATTGATCCTCGCTGACCTCAAATCGCACAGGCAATTGCAGCAACTCGCCCAGAAGATAATTCCAGACGTACTTTTTTTCTTCAATAAAATAAGGATTTAGCCGAATAACAATCACCGATAAAAAGGATGCGAGGGCACATCTTTTGCCGCAAAGGGATGTGCCTGATCCGGGATGTACCCGGCCGGTTTTGAATTACGAATGCTATATACCATGTTGATGGCCTGTCTGCAATCTTCCAGTCCAAAGCCGCCACCTGACAAGACATCCTCGTAACTGCGGGTGTGCAATTCGGTAAAGCCTTCACTGAATTCGAATTCCTGTCCATCGATCGTGATGGAACGGTAAGTCCTTTTACCGGAAGCTTTTACGTCTTCTGGCAGAGTATCGTAATTGATACTCAGAAACCACCGGACTTTGGCTTTTTCAAATTCAAGGTATCCGGCGGCCCGGTCATAAGCATGAATGTGCACGACGTTTTCCTGCAGTGCTCCGAAGAGCCAGTGGAGCATGTCAAAGAAATGAACACCAATGTTGGTGGCGATACCACCGGACTTGTTAACATCACCTTTCCAGCTGGTATAATACCAGTAACCACGGGAAGTGATGTAAGTCAGGTCGATCAGGTGTTTTTCCTTGGATGGATTGGCATCAATGTGTTTTTTCAGATTGATCACACTGTCGTGCAACCTCAGCTGAAGAATATTATAAATTCTTTTTCCGGTCTCCTCTTCGATTTCCTGTAGCGCATCCAGGTTCCATGGGTTAAGGACCAGTGGTTTCTCACAGATGACATCCGTCCCATGACGCAGCCCAAAACGGATGTGAGCATCATGGAGGTAGTTGGGTGAACAAATGCTGACGTAGTCAATCGGATGGTTGCGACGTTTTAATTTCTCAACATGCCGGTCAAAGCGCTCAAATTCGGTAAAAAAAGCTGCTTGCGGGAAATAGGAATCAATGATACCTACTGAATCATTGGTGTCCAGGGCGGCAACCAGGTCGTTGCCGGTATCTTTGATGGCTTTCATGTGCCGTGGTGCGATATACCCGGCAGCGCCAATCAATGCAAATGACTTCATATTAAAATTTAGGCGTTATTGGATCTGGGTAAAATGATCGGATTCCCAGTTTCCAGGTAGTAGTCTCAAATCTTATACCGGTTTTACGGTTCCCTCGTCCAACAGATAGGTGTCACCTGATCCGGGACAGATGGCTTTGTTATCCGGGCCAAAGTTAAGGCGATGGCCATGAGCGCTCATCCAGCCAATCTGACGGGCCGGATTTCCAACCAGCAAGGCATAATCAGGCACTTGTTTGGTCACCACAGCGCCGGCGCCAATAAATGCATAACGGCCAATATCATGTCCGCACACGATGGTGGCATTCGCACCAATAGAGGCTCCTTTTTTCACCAGAGTCCTGAGAAACTCATTCTTTCTGCTAACCGCACTGCGCGGGTTGGTTACATTGGTAAAGACAACAGAAGGGCCGATGAAGACATCATCCTCGCAGATCACCCCGGTATAAATGGAGACATTATTCTGGACTTTTACATTATTTCCCAGAATGACATCATCGGAAACCATCACATTCTGACCCAGGGAGCATCCTTTACCAATCACCGCCCGGCCCATAATATGGGAATAGTGCCAGATCCGGGTGTCTTTGCCAATGGATGCGCCTGCATCGATGGTAGCCGTCGGATGGAAATAGTAATCCAGTGCCTGAGGAGCAGTATCCGGATCGGGAGCATAACCGATTAAACTACTGGATAATTCCTTTGTCAGCTGGTTGATCTCATTAAGTCCGGCCAACAGTGAAGTATGAACATCGAAGGAAATGAAGTCCATCTGGTAGGCCAATTCGACCAGGCAAATGGCCTCCATGCAGTAATGACTGGCCTGCTTTAAATAGGGTAGCTTATCCTCATCAGGAATGTCTGAAGAAGCCTCCGCTAAGCTTGCAGTGGTGGAAATAATCGTTTGCCGTAGTTGTGCCGCCAATCCGGTCGATTCGGAAGTCGGGAAAGAACTGGTCAACACATAAATTTCCTTAGCAATCGCGGTCGATTTTTGCCATGCTACCATTTTCTCAATAGAACCGGTATATCTCATATTAATTAGAATACGTGAACACAATAGTCAGAAGATATAATTCAACAGCTAAGGTCACGTACTCAAAAAAAATTATTGACCACGCCTGAAATGTATTTTACCATGCTTTCGTCCATTTCGGTATGGATGGGTAAAGATATGACGGATTTACAAAGTTGGTCGGTCACCGGCAAGAAATCCACCAGACCCCGGAAGGGAGAAAATGCATTCTGTTTATACAATGGTACCGGGTAATAGATGGCGTGTGGTATGTGCTGTTCAGTCAGATATTTATCCAGAGCGTCCCGCTGGCCGTTGTTTACCTTCAGCGTATACTGATGATAGACATGTGATGTATAGGGCGCCTCATACGGCGTCGTGAGATGGGGATTACCTTCAAATTGGCGATGGTACCACTGCGCTGCCTGGTACCGGGCGTGACCATATTCATCCAGGTGGGCCAGCTTCACCAACAGGATCCCGGCCTGAAGAGCATCCAGACGAGAGTTAACCCCAATCACTTCATGATAATATCGTTGACTTTGTCCGTGGTTGGCAATCATTTTTATTTTTTTTGCCAACTCTGCATCACGGGTAAAGATGGCTCCACCGTCTCCATAACAACCGAGGTTCTTGGAAGGGAAGAAGGAGGTGCAGCCGATATGTCCCATGGTACCGGATTTCATCGTGCGACCATCCCGGAAGGTATAGTCTGCACCGATGGACTGGGCAGCGTCTTCAACCACCCAGATATTATGACGGCGGGCTAATTCCAGGATCGGTTCCAGATCAACATTCTGGCCGAATAAATGGACAGGAACGATGGCTTTGGTTCGGGGTGTGATGTGTGGTTCGATGAGTTCAGCGGTCACATTAAACGTATCAGGCTCCACATCGATCATGACCGGTGTAAGCTGTAGCAAAGCAATGACCTCGGCGGTGGCGACGTACGTAAAGGATGGTACTATAACCTCATCTCCCGGCTTCAGGTCCAGCGCCATCAGGGCAATCTGTAATGCATCGGTACCATTGGCACAGGGAATGACATAATCACAGGAGAGGTAATTGGCCAAAGCATCCGCAAACCGGTCTACCTTGGGGCCATTGATAAACTGAGTGGTATCCAGTGTTTCCTGGATCTCGGCCTGGATTTCATCCTGGATCCTGGCATATTGACCATGGAGGTCAACCATATGAAGGTTCTTAACCATTATGCTGTTTTATTGAAATTCAAATTATGGCCGGCCGATGCTTTCATAATGATAGCCCAAAGAATACATCTCTTCCGGATCAAATACATTACGGCCATCGAAGATCACTTTTCCTTTCATCAGGGATTCCATGCGTTCAAAATCGGGTGTGCGAAAGGCGTTCCATTCGGTGACCACCACCAGGGCATCTGCACCGTCAAGCGCCTCGTATGCCGATTCCGCAAGATGGATCCGGTCCTGATAACGCCTGCGGACATGGTCCATGGCTTCCGGGTCGTAAGCCCTGATCCTGACTCCCTGCTTCAGCAGGCTGTCAATGATCGATAAAGCTGGCGCTTCCCGGATGTCATCCGTGTTTGGCTTAAAAGCCAATCCCCAGATGGCTATGGTCGTATCATCAATTTTTGAGCCAAAATAATCGATGATTTTGGAGGCAAACCGCTCCCGCTGGTTTTGGTTAACCGCCATAACTGCATTGAGGATGGAGAAGTGGTATCCGGATGTTTCGGCAATCCTGGCCAAGGCTTGCACATCTTTCGGAAAACAACTACCCCCATAGCCGACGCCGGGAAATAAAAATCGCTTTCCGATCCGGGTATCGGTGCCTATGCCCCGTCGTACATGATCCACATTGGCGCCCACCTGCTCGCAAATATTGGCGATCTCATTCATAAAGCTGATGCGGGTTGCCAGATAAGCGTTGGCAGCATATTTGGTCATCTCTGCCGAACGGATATCCATATAAAGTATGGGATTGCCCTGTCTCACAAAAGGCTGGTACAAGGTATCTATGCGTTTTCTTGCCCGTTCTGAATCGGTGCCGATCACCACCCGGTCGGGTTTCATAAAATCATCGACAGCAGCTCCTTCGCGGAGAAACTCGGGATTGGATACGATATCAAACAGGTCTGTTGAGAGCTTCTGACTCATGAGTTCCTTTACCTGATCGGCCGTACCTACCGGAACGGTACTCTTATCCACGATAACCTTGTAGGTATCGATGAATGGGATCATGGCTTCTGCAACATGCAATAATGCAGAGAGGTCGGCAGAACCGTCAGCGCCGGGAGGGGTAGGCAAGGCCAGGAAAATGATGCTGCCGTGACGCACCCCTTCTT
This genomic window contains:
- a CDS encoding Gfo/Idh/MocA family oxidoreductase, translated to MKSFALIGAAGYIAPRHMKAIKDTGNDLVAALDTNDSVGIIDSYFPQAAFFTEFERFDRHVEKLKRRNHPIDYVSICSPNYLHDAHIRFGLRHGTDVICEKPLVLNPWNLDALQEIEEETGKRIYNILQLRLHDSVINLKKHIDANPSKEKHLIDLTYITSRGYWYYTSWKGDVNKSGGIATNIGVHFFDMLHWLFGALQENVVHIHAYDRAAGYLEFEKAKVRWFLSINYDTLPEDVKASGKRTYRSITIDGQEFEFSEGFTELHTRSYEDVLSGGGFGLEDCRQAINMVYSIRNSKPAGYIPDQAHPFAAKDVPSHPFYR
- a CDS encoding N-acetyltransferase; protein product: MDFISFDVHTSLLAGLNEINQLTKELSSSLIGYAPDPDTAPQALDYYFHPTATIDAGASIGKDTRIWHYSHIMGRAVIGKGCSLGQNVMVSDDVILGNNVKVQNNVSIYTGVICEDDVFIGPSVVFTNVTNPRSAVSRKNEFLRTLVKKGASIGANATIVCGHDIGRYAFIGAGAVVTKQVPDYALLVGNPARQIGWMSAHGHRLNFGPDNKAICPGSGDTYLLDEGTVKPV
- a CDS encoding UDP-glucose/GDP-mannose dehydrogenase family protein — its product is MRISVIGTGYVGLVTGTCFAETGNQVVCVDVDTEKVARMQQGEIPIYEPGLDVLFDRNIEQNRLRFTTDLEEGVRHGSIIFLALPTPPGADGSADLSALLHVAEAMIPFIDTYKVIVDKSTVPVGTADQVKELMSQKLSTDLFDIVSNPEFLREGAAVDDFMKPDRVVIGTDSERARKRIDTLYQPFVRQGNPILYMDIRSAEMTKYAANAYLATRISFMNEIANICEQVGANVDHVRRGIGTDTRIGKRFLFPGVGYGGSCFPKDVQALARIAETSGYHFSILNAVMAVNQNQRERFASKIIDYFGSKIDDTTIAIWGLAFKPNTDDIREAPALSIIDSLLKQGVRIRAYDPEAMDHVRRRYQDRIHLAESAYEALDGADALVVVTEWNAFRTPDFERMESLMKGKVIFDGRNVFDPEEMYSLGYHYESIGRP
- a CDS encoding DegT/DnrJ/EryC1/StrS family aminotransferase, whose protein sequence is MVKNLHMVDLHGQYARIQDEIQAEIQETLDTTQFINGPKVDRFADALANYLSCDYVIPCANGTDALQIALMALDLKPGDEVIVPSFTYVATAEVIALLQLTPVMIDVEPDTFNVTAELIEPHITPRTKAIVPVHLFGQNVDLEPILELARRHNIWVVEDAAQSIGADYTFRDGRTMKSGTMGHIGCTSFFPSKNLGCYGDGGAIFTRDAELAKKIKMIANHGQSQRYYHEVIGVNSRLDALQAGILLVKLAHLDEYGHARYQAAQWYHRQFEGNPHLTTPYEAPYTSHVYHQYTLKVNNGQRDALDKYLTEQHIPHAIYYPVPLYKQNAFSPFRGLVDFLPVTDQLCKSVISLPIHTEMDESMVKYISGVVNNFF
- a CDS encoding nucleotide sugar dehydrogenase — protein: MYQQLLNKEKRIAVVGLGYVGLPIALEFARHFDVIGFDINEKRISLMQKGIDPSQELESSAFDNTSITFTADPEELKKANFFIVAVPTDIDEHRVPNLTPLKKASETVGKALKAGDYVVYESTVYPGCTEEDCLPILEQLSGLKMGQDFKLGYSPERIVPGEKVRTLTKILKIVSGCDEESRSEIAKTYGHIIEAGVYPASSIKVAEAAKVIENTQRDINISLMNELSIIFDRMGIDTKEVIEAAGTKWNFVKLYPGLVGGHCIGVDPYYLLHRARELGIEPQVIASGRRVNDNMPNFIAKKLVQTIIQKGKNPGNSKVLVLGVTFKEDVADIRNSKVVNLVRELMDYSINVHLMDPHASPNEVAHEYKLMMMEELSSNYDAIIVAVGHKEYRTMTLEYLRSLMNGQPILYDLKGVFDRPTDPNLVYWRL
- a CDS encoding DUF2061 domain-containing protein produces the protein MTGWLSNHYLLAEYRTESHARSILKGFTWRIVATSTTIAITYFITGKVDTAIKVGALEFIGKIFIYYLHERAWMLVPRGTIRSWMKRGSKEK